GCGTCTCGGTCATGTTTTGAATCGCAGAACCGCTATTACCCGACGATGACGTCATCGACTGGAAGGACGCTTCGCTGATCATCTTGTTCAGGAACGTGGCTGCAGGCTGCAGGTTCTCATTCTGTATGAAAAACTGACCGGTAAACCAGTCATTCCACACGCCCACCCCAACAAACAAGGCAATGGTAGCAAGCACCGGCATCGAAAGAGGCAGGATGATTCTTGCAAATACCGACAACTCGCTGGCTCCGTCGATTCGGGCCGATTCCGACAGACCTTCAGGGATCCCGTCGAAAAAGGTTTTCATGATAATCGCATTGAAGAAATTGTATAGGGACGGCAGCACCAACACCCAAAACGTATCCAGAATGTGGATTTGCCGGAACAGGATAAATGTAGGAATAAGTCCTCCGCTGAACAAGGTGGTAAAGAAAAAGAAGAATACGATATATTTTCTTCCGGGCAGTCCTTTCCGCGAAAGCGCGTAGGCTAATAAGGCCGTCAAAAATACGGAGGCAACCGTAACGACAAGGGTTCGGGTTACGGAAATATAAAACGAATTTAAGATCAGTGAGTTGCTAAAAGCTTTTGCATAGTTTTCTAGTGTAAACACTCTAGGAAAAAAATAGATTCCACCCTTCATCGCATCGTAGCCGTCATTAAAAGAAAGGGCTAGAAAATAGATAAATGGATAAAGTGCCGTAGCGCAGAATAAAAGCAGCACCGAATAGTTGAGCGTCATATACAATTTATCTGCTGGCGTCAGCCTTCTCGCATCCATACACACACCTCCTCATCTTGAGTGCCAGCTGATTACCATAACGATACGTTACTCACACGCCTGGATATATTATTGACAGCAACAATGAGCAGCAGCGAAATCGCTGACTTGAATAATCCAATGGCCGTGGAATAGGCTAATTGCCCCTGTTGGAGGCCTGTTTTTAAGACATAGGTGTCCAAGATCTCCGAGACGCTTAATGTTGCTGGGGACTGCATCAGCCAGATTTGATCAAAGCCCGCGTTCAGTATTCCGCTGAGGGAGAAGATAAGCAATATGCCGATCGTTGGAGTAAGGCATGGAAGCGTGATCTTAAATAGTTTGCTCCACCTTCCAGCCCCGTCGATTTCGGCTGCCTCATACAAATGCGGATCGATATTCGTTAACGCGGCTAAATAAATGATCGAACCCCAGCCTACCCCTTTCCAGATGTCGGAAATGATGACCAATGGATAGAATAATTCCGGTTTTCCCATGAAAAAGATCGGATCCAAACCCATTTGGTACCGAATGTCATTGATAAGCCCTACGTTCGGAGACAGGATTTTTTGAAGCAAGGTCACGACAACGACCCACGACACGAAGTGCGGCAGATAGGAAATCGTCTGAAACACTCTTTTGATTCTCTTGTGCATGACGGCATTGAGCATTAAGGCCAGGATCAATGGAGCTGGAAATCCGAAAATTAGTTTCAGGGCGCTGATGGATAACGTATTTCGGAGCACATCGTAAAAGCTGGAATCGTTTAAAAACTGTTCGAAATATTTAAAGCCTGCCCACGGACTCCCCAAGATCCCCAGATTGAATTTGAAATCTTTGAATGCGATTAATATGCCGTACATCGGATAGTAAGCAAACACTAGAAACCAGATGATCGCAGGAAGCAAAAATAAATATATATGCCTAAATTGCCATATCTTCGTTAATTTCTTATTCTTTTTTAACTGCTCAAATCCAGGGATAACAACACCTTTTGGTACCATTCTCCGAACACCTCCTCCATCATCGTCGGATCGGATTTTTACGAATCCATACCCGATAGCCTAGGTACAGAGCCATTGCCAACGGTTTTCGATTTTCGACGATATATATCGACTGCCTCCCCCTCCTTACTGCAAGCGGTTTCATTAAGATAGTTTAAATATATTCAATATACTGTAGGAATCATTCCATAATTTCTTCATTTGGATAAAAGTAATCTTCGGGTCAAAAAAAGTATTGGTGATTTCTTTAAAATAATGAATCGGGGGTACATGAAAAAGAAAGCTGCTGTTAGCCTAGGGGAGGCTCATGTTCTTTAGGTTATAAATGAACGGGGTAAGCCCCCTTCTCCCGCCCATATTTTTGAGGCGTTTATTCCTTGGCGAGGATACATTATATTCAAT
This Paenibacillus sp. JZ16 DNA region includes the following protein-coding sequences:
- a CDS encoding ABC transporter permease is translated as MVPKGVVIPGFEQLKKNKKLTKIWQFRHIYLFLLPAIIWFLVFAYYPMYGILIAFKDFKFNLGILGSPWAGFKYFEQFLNDSSFYDVLRNTLSISALKLIFGFPAPLILALMLNAVMHKRIKRVFQTISYLPHFVSWVVVVTLLQKILSPNVGLINDIRYQMGLDPIFFMGKPELFYPLVIISDIWKGVGWGSIIYLAALTNIDPHLYEAAEIDGAGRWSKLFKITLPCLTPTIGILLIFSLSGILNAGFDQIWLMQSPATLSVSEILDTYVLKTGLQQGQLAYSTAIGLFKSAISLLLIVAVNNISRRVSNVSLW
- a CDS encoding carbohydrate ABC transporter permease — translated: MDARRLTPADKLYMTLNYSVLLLFCATALYPFIYFLALSFNDGYDAMKGGIYFFPRVFTLENYAKAFSNSLILNSFYISVTRTLVVTVASVFLTALLAYALSRKGLPGRKYIVFFFFFTTLFSGGLIPTFILFRQIHILDTFWVLVLPSLYNFFNAIIMKTFFDGIPEGLSESARIDGASELSVFARIILPLSMPVLATIALFVGVGVWNDWFTGQFFIQNENLQPAATFLNKMISEASFQSMTSSSGNSGSAIQNMTETQMELRGVTPEALRMTFVIIITTPIICVYPFLQKYFVKGVLVGSLKE